In a genomic window of Siphonobacter curvatus:
- a CDS encoding RagB/SusD family nutrient uptake outer membrane protein — MKKILSYILLTSVLSSCTNLDETLYDRITSENFLQTKEDVYRTFLRTFEHGYWTVQGDQFIMQELPADQFMTPNREGDWYDGGQYIRAHQHTWTSQDGYTSGAWNNLYTGVALATNSLQDIEAIDPAKFNLTVAEQKQFIAELRTMRAWYYLRLFDFYRNIEIITRVKGETQGTTQSTPQETFRFIETELKEALPDLAMKGDAGTELFQGRWTKAGAMTLLARLYLNAKVYINEDHFADCATICRDIVDGKYGNYTIENRWDAPFDWNNDQSPETVFAFPGTFGRSHWQYEGGMYWWMMPYNAPQNYLGFTDWGGSNPRFALQPGRNVDNVEYPFTLGKPFVKFQKYSDDVRLKKYRNLGNNSREGMFLYGYLTYNNNRDTLASTRGYKLYIRDQVGWFKNTPPNQVPADKESNMNHADQNSGVYMLKYPFYRTEDEHKIEADYAEIRLAEVYYTLAECEFRAGNKAKAADLLNRVRKRYYPAGSPSLYPADGSTLTEQELLDEWGREFLGEGRRRTDLIRFNQFNTGTWWDKQPDADSHTSIFPIGFNVLNVSPQLKQNPGY; from the coding sequence ATGAAAAAGATACTTTCCTATATTTTACTGACGAGTGTGCTCAGTAGTTGTACGAACCTGGACGAGACACTGTACGATCGGATTACCTCCGAAAACTTCCTCCAAACCAAGGAAGATGTGTACCGTACGTTTCTACGGACTTTCGAACACGGGTACTGGACGGTGCAGGGCGATCAGTTTATTATGCAGGAATTGCCCGCCGATCAGTTCATGACGCCCAACCGCGAAGGAGACTGGTACGACGGTGGCCAGTACATCCGGGCTCACCAGCATACCTGGACGTCGCAGGATGGCTACACCAGTGGTGCCTGGAACAACCTCTACACGGGCGTAGCCCTGGCGACGAACTCGCTGCAGGACATTGAAGCGATCGATCCGGCCAAATTTAATTTAACGGTGGCGGAGCAGAAGCAGTTTATTGCCGAACTCCGCACCATGCGGGCCTGGTATTACCTCCGTCTGTTTGATTTCTACCGCAACATCGAAATCATCACCCGGGTCAAAGGCGAAACGCAGGGTACGACCCAATCGACACCGCAGGAAACGTTCCGCTTTATTGAAACAGAATTGAAGGAAGCACTGCCCGATCTGGCCATGAAAGGCGATGCCGGTACCGAGCTGTTTCAGGGTCGTTGGACGAAGGCGGGAGCGATGACGCTGCTGGCCCGTCTGTATTTGAACGCCAAGGTATACATCAACGAAGACCACTTCGCGGATTGTGCAACCATCTGTCGGGATATTGTGGATGGTAAATACGGGAACTATACCATTGAAAACCGTTGGGATGCTCCCTTTGACTGGAACAACGATCAATCGCCGGAAACCGTTTTTGCCTTTCCGGGTACCTTTGGTCGCTCGCACTGGCAGTACGAAGGCGGGATGTACTGGTGGATGATGCCCTATAACGCTCCGCAGAACTACCTGGGCTTCACCGACTGGGGCGGCAGTAACCCCCGTTTTGCCCTCCAGCCCGGTCGCAACGTCGATAACGTGGAGTATCCGTTTACGCTGGGTAAGCCCTTTGTGAAGTTCCAGAAGTACAGCGATGACGTTCGGTTGAAGAAGTACCGCAACCTGGGCAACAACAGTCGTGAAGGGATGTTTCTCTACGGGTATCTGACCTATAACAACAACCGCGATACCCTGGCGAGTACCCGTGGCTATAAATTGTACATTCGGGATCAGGTGGGCTGGTTCAAAAACACGCCTCCCAATCAGGTACCGGCGGATAAGGAGTCGAACATGAACCACGCCGATCAGAACTCCGGCGTATACATGCTCAAGTATCCATTCTACCGTACGGAAGACGAGCACAAAATCGAAGCTGATTATGCCGAAATTCGTTTGGCGGAAGTGTATTATACGCTGGCGGAATGCGAATTCCGGGCCGGAAATAAAGCGAAAGCAGCCGACTTACTGAATCGCGTTCGGAAGCGGTACTACCCGGCGGGCTCGCCGAGTTTGTATCCAGCGGATGGCAGTACGCTGACGGAACAAGAATTACTCGACGAGTGGGGCCGCGAGTTTTTGGGCGAAGGCCGTCGTCGTACGGACCTGATTCGCTTCAATCAGTTCAATACCGGAACCTGGTGGGACAAACAACCCGATGCCGATTCGCACACGAGTATTTTCCCCATCGGCTTCAACGTACTGAACGTATCGCCGCAATTGAAGCAGAACCCTGGGTACTAA
- a CDS encoding YidH family protein: MNEEPLPLKKASANDHLANERTFLAWVRTSIGVMGFGFVVVKFSLFIRQISAALGRENQLHSTGYSPIIGILLIGLGSLTLLLGYLRYQTTKRQLDQGQYYHSALAMQVITGLLFIASMLLLWYVIQTT; the protein is encoded by the coding sequence ATGAATGAAGAACCCCTTCCCCTGAAAAAAGCCAGTGCTAATGATCACCTAGCGAATGAACGAACCTTTTTGGCCTGGGTTCGGACCAGTATCGGGGTGATGGGATTTGGCTTTGTCGTCGTCAAGTTTTCCCTGTTTATCCGACAAATTTCGGCTGCATTAGGCCGAGAAAATCAACTCCATTCAACGGGTTACTCACCCATCATCGGCATTTTACTTATCGGCTTGGGTTCCCTTACGCTGCTGCTGGGGTACCTGCGTTACCAAACTACCAAACGGCAACTGGATCAAGGGCAGTACTATCATTCCGCACTAGCCATGCAGGTGATTACGGGGCTCTTATTCATCGCCAGTATGCTGCTTTTATGGTACGTGATTCAAACGACCTAA
- a CDS encoding Crp/Fnr family transcriptional regulator, with the protein MHAYLLDYIKTRSHSPITEAEVSLIKEAFIPKKLRKRQFLLQEGEVCKYIGFIIKGATRQYTVDEKGYEHILNLSIEDWWVSDRESFHKETPSIYNIDAWEETDFLLLPKAEGYYERVNNIPAFNEMRIQLDDNHHIASQRRLHDSIYHTAEYRYEELIKQHPEFLQRFPQHVIASYLGMTKETLSRIRNQSVRK; encoded by the coding sequence ATGCACGCCTATCTGCTCGACTACATCAAGACCCGATCCCACAGCCCGATCACTGAAGCGGAGGTAAGCTTGATAAAGGAAGCCTTCATTCCCAAAAAGTTAAGGAAAAGACAGTTTCTTTTACAGGAAGGGGAGGTGTGTAAGTATATTGGTTTCATTATTAAAGGAGCTACCCGTCAGTACACCGTTGATGAGAAAGGTTACGAACACATTCTTAATTTGAGTATTGAAGACTGGTGGGTATCCGATCGGGAAAGCTTCCATAAAGAAACGCCTTCCATCTACAACATAGACGCCTGGGAAGAAACGGATTTCCTATTGTTACCCAAAGCAGAAGGCTATTATGAACGGGTGAACAACATCCCCGCCTTTAATGAAATGCGGATTCAACTGGATGATAATCATCACATTGCCTCTCAACGGCGGCTCCACGACTCCATCTACCATACCGCTGAATACCGTTACGAAGAACTCATTAAGCAGCATCCCGAATTCCTGCAACGCTTCCCCCAACACGTGATCGCTTCGTACCTGGGCATGACCAAGGAAACGCTTAGTCGCATACGTAATCAGTCCGTCAGAAAATGA
- a CDS encoding glyoxalase, with amino-acid sequence MDAKTLQTLQDVHVAAWNEKDAVKRTGLLQTIYAEDMQLYDTHFILQGINAVSDFIGKLINEDPHYFFSAAQPIEATQNGVRLYGTIGTAQGTLSSMDFMVMEANKVRHLYVFMG; translated from the coding sequence ATGGATGCCAAAACCTTACAGACGCTACAAGACGTACACGTGGCCGCCTGGAATGAAAAAGATGCCGTTAAGCGTACGGGGCTTTTGCAAACGATTTATGCGGAAGACATGCAGCTGTACGATACGCACTTTATCCTACAGGGAATCAACGCCGTATCGGACTTTATTGGAAAACTAATCAACGAAGATCCACATTACTTTTTTTCCGCCGCTCAACCCATCGAAGCTACCCAAAACGGGGTTCGGCTATACGGAACCATTGGTACCGCACAGGGTACGCTCAGCAGCATGGATTTTATGGTAATGGAAGCTAATAAGGTGCGTCACTTGTATGTCTTTATGGGCTAA
- a CDS encoding (4Fe-4S)-binding protein — MTKEYSNGEITILWKPELCIHSGNCVRLLPQVYHPKEHPWVSPQNASTAELIHQINHCPSGALSYRETE, encoded by the coding sequence ATGACCAAGGAATATTCGAACGGCGAGATTACGATTCTCTGGAAGCCGGAACTTTGTATTCACTCGGGTAATTGCGTGAGACTTTTGCCCCAGGTCTACCATCCTAAAGAACATCCGTGGGTAAGTCCCCAAAATGCTAGTACCGCTGAGCTGATTCATCAGATCAATCATTGCCCGTCGGGTGCCCTAAGCTATCGGGAAACGGAATAG
- a CDS encoding GNAT family N-acetyltransferase, with amino-acid sequence MVIQHQDNGKNGKFYVEVAEVSEAEMTYLWSGEQRIISDHTEVSDVLQGQQVGKQLVQAAVDFAREKQIKILPLCPFANAVFKKTPDFQDVLF; translated from the coding sequence ATGGTCATTCAACATCAGGACAACGGGAAAAACGGGAAATTTTATGTAGAAGTGGCGGAGGTTTCCGAAGCCGAAATGACGTACCTCTGGTCGGGAGAACAACGCATCATTAGTGACCATACTGAAGTCAGTGACGTACTGCAGGGGCAGCAGGTGGGAAAACAATTAGTACAGGCCGCCGTAGATTTTGCCCGCGAAAAACAAATAAAAATACTCCCGCTTTGTCCTTTCGCTAACGCCGTATTCAAGAAAACGCCTGACTTTCAGGATGTTTTATTTTGA
- a CDS encoding NADPH-dependent F420 reductase produces MTKTIGIIGAGHIGRALATHLSQTNHPVWLTNSRGAASLEAWVAATGGSLRAAELQETIENAEVLFVAVPWNRLEELAKDFAAFQGKVLVDATNNIVSVNPFQLADTGGATTGSYVASLFPTHHVVKAFNTLAAATLALPPKNSTGTRVIFMSGNDDEAIQTVSRITKDMGFEPIVLGNLTEGGKLQDVGGPLSGIELMQVNR; encoded by the coding sequence ATGACGAAGACGATTGGCATTATTGGTGCCGGGCATATCGGACGGGCCCTGGCTACGCATCTATCGCAAACAAACCATCCGGTCTGGCTTACCAATAGCCGGGGGGCCGCTTCCCTGGAAGCGTGGGTAGCCGCCACGGGAGGGTCCTTACGGGCTGCGGAGCTACAAGAAACGATTGAGAACGCTGAAGTTTTGTTTGTAGCCGTACCCTGGAACCGACTAGAAGAGCTAGCTAAAGATTTCGCCGCTTTTCAGGGTAAAGTCCTGGTAGATGCGACGAACAACATCGTATCTGTAAACCCTTTTCAACTGGCGGATACGGGAGGAGCAACCACCGGTTCGTACGTAGCCAGCCTTTTTCCGACTCATCACGTCGTGAAAGCCTTTAATACCCTGGCAGCCGCTACGCTTGCTCTACCGCCAAAAAATAGCACGGGGACCCGAGTTATTTTCATGAGTGGCAACGATGACGAAGCCATCCAAACCGTAAGCCGTATCACAAAGGATATGGGTTTTGAACCGATTGTTCTGGGCAACTTAACGGAAGGCGGCAAACTTCAGGACGTAGGCGGCCCTTTATCCGGGATCGAACTCATGCAAGTCAACAGGTAA
- a CDS encoding pirin family protein: MIQRSVTKIYTPPNERGFLGGGHIARSVVTGGFSQTDPFIFLMDDMLDKKDHDPAGGPHPHAGFETVSLLIDGEIKERLESMKKGDFQLMTAGSGTIHTETIDGPTKGRLFQMWLSLPKVNRWVTPRLQILPAERVPTFNQEGVQLRLYSGSLVGIHSPVQNYTPLIVAEFELQPSVAYPVQFPANYNAFLYVISGSLEIGTQTINQDQVAWLDLFEEQTASELRMQAGEAGVRFVLYAAKPTHDAIVSHGLFIANTPEEIKDLYSQYRSGNLQHIAAASDAQKLIY, from the coding sequence ATGATACAAAGATCCGTTACCAAGATTTATACGCCGCCTAATGAACGGGGCTTTCTGGGAGGCGGTCACATCGCTCGTAGCGTAGTTACTGGTGGCTTTAGTCAAACCGATCCTTTTATTTTCCTGATGGACGACATGCTGGATAAAAAGGATCACGACCCTGCGGGTGGTCCGCATCCGCACGCGGGATTTGAGACCGTATCTTTACTCATCGACGGAGAAATTAAAGAACGCCTGGAGTCGATGAAAAAGGGCGACTTCCAACTAATGACTGCCGGTAGTGGCACCATTCATACGGAAACCATCGATGGCCCTACCAAAGGTCGTTTGTTTCAAATGTGGCTGAGCCTTCCCAAAGTCAACCGCTGGGTGACGCCTCGACTACAGATTTTACCCGCCGAACGGGTACCCACCTTCAATCAGGAGGGCGTACAGTTGCGTTTGTACAGTGGTTCTTTGGTGGGTATTCACTCGCCCGTACAAAACTATACACCCCTGATCGTAGCAGAATTTGAACTACAGCCCTCGGTAGCCTATCCGGTGCAGTTCCCGGCTAATTACAATGCTTTCCTCTACGTGATTAGCGGTTCCCTGGAAATTGGTACCCAAACCATCAACCAGGATCAGGTTGCCTGGCTGGACCTCTTTGAGGAGCAAACGGCTAGTGAGTTACGTATGCAGGCCGGGGAAGCGGGCGTACGGTTTGTCTTATACGCGGCCAAGCCCACGCACGATGCGATTGTTTCGCACGGCCTTTTCATTGCCAACACGCCCGAAGAAATCAAGGACCTGTACAGCCAGTACCGCAGCGGTAACCTGCAACACATTGCCGCGGCATCGGATGCTCAGAAACTGATCTATTAA
- a CDS encoding TPM domain-containing protein — MKVQAQSFSTVEDIPNPKDGGQGYISDPAGLLPLSDFDSITHVLETLERRTGVETAIVIIPDFNEDEDDFSFATELFRQWGIGKAKANNGLLLFIATQRRQYRFITGDGLEGILPDATLKTMGEELLVPAFRKQEYGEGILATVRTLSDYLQQPAHEKELSSLLRQYKPRSSTDSSGFIIFLVLVGFAGLAFWQLSSFTKGASVKIIPNRYSETLEIVVLGLVFVVGILIVLLFFTGSISKLFQHFAQVLPYLTYVTIVFVLFFKHLHTLAHLRSQYRDDPTFFSSVQHLFRATWWQVLLSPPTLLYPMLERIRSQRSTSRFTPPLDSQGQAMQRLNPDEASDRNGFLSTGQQVEEKLNSLTYDVWLGSQGERKIIPHPSDQYETHLACPACGFRTLSEPITLTVTRATQHQAGTGKQVRICRHCKHEVFIKSVVKAPLAEQRSGSSTLSGSSSSSSSSSSGSWGGGTTGGGGAGGSW; from the coding sequence GTGAAAGTACAGGCTCAGAGCTTTTCGACCGTAGAAGATATTCCCAATCCCAAAGATGGCGGTCAGGGCTACATTAGCGACCCCGCCGGGTTACTGCCTCTTTCCGATTTTGATTCCATTACGCACGTTTTAGAAACACTCGAACGTCGTACGGGTGTCGAAACGGCCATCGTAATCATTCCTGATTTTAACGAAGATGAGGACGATTTCAGCTTTGCTACCGAACTGTTTCGTCAGTGGGGTATTGGAAAAGCTAAAGCCAATAATGGTCTTTTGCTCTTCATTGCCACGCAGCGACGGCAGTACCGTTTTATTACGGGTGACGGGCTGGAAGGGATACTGCCGGACGCCACGTTAAAAACCATGGGCGAGGAATTGCTGGTACCGGCTTTCCGTAAGCAGGAGTACGGCGAAGGTATCCTGGCAACCGTGCGAACTTTGTCGGATTACCTGCAACAGCCCGCTCACGAAAAAGAACTGTCTTCCCTGCTCAGGCAGTACAAACCCCGATCCAGTACCGATTCATCGGGTTTCATTATCTTTCTCGTACTGGTGGGATTTGCCGGATTGGCATTCTGGCAACTGTCCAGCTTTACGAAAGGAGCTTCAGTAAAAATCATTCCGAACCGTTACTCCGAAACGCTGGAAATTGTCGTGCTGGGTTTGGTTTTCGTGGTGGGTATCCTGATCGTCCTTCTTTTTTTTACGGGATCCATTTCAAAATTATTTCAGCATTTTGCTCAGGTACTTCCCTACTTAACCTACGTTACGATTGTATTTGTACTATTTTTCAAGCACCTCCATACGCTGGCTCACCTGAGAAGCCAGTACCGGGATGATCCAACATTTTTCAGTTCGGTACAGCATCTATTCCGGGCTACCTGGTGGCAGGTACTGCTTTCGCCGCCTACGCTTTTGTATCCGATGCTGGAAAGAATTCGATCGCAACGTAGCACCAGCCGTTTTACGCCACCACTCGACAGTCAGGGCCAAGCCATGCAACGGCTCAACCCGGATGAAGCCTCCGACCGCAACGGTTTTCTTTCTACCGGACAACAAGTCGAAGAAAAGCTCAATAGTCTGACGTACGATGTTTGGCTAGGAAGTCAGGGGGAACGCAAGATCATTCCGCATCCGTCGGATCAGTACGAGACGCATCTGGCTTGCCCTGCCTGCGGCTTCCGAACCCTCAGCGAACCCATTACGCTTACGGTCACGCGGGCGACGCAACATCAGGCGGGTACGGGCAAGCAAGTGAGAATTTGTCGGCATTGCAAACACGAGGTTTTCATCAAATCGGTCGTTAAAGCTCCCCTCGCCGAGCAACGCTCCGGGTCTTCAACCTTGTCCGGCAGTAGTAGTTCTTCTTCCTCCTCGTCTTCCGGCAGCTGGGGAGGGGGTACCACGGGCGGCGGTGGAGCCGGTGGCAGTTGGTAA
- a CDS encoding DUF4153 domain-containing protein, translating into MALKLPTATVLFQNTVHTLRRYPLECTFALIGTVAAAILTADEPAGPLTRDEYIRLVMMAALGLPLCLSASLLGQSKGWPQERRWIVQGLAAAIAFFFFWILRPEAYPQDVVHFGLLFVATHLLVSFAGFTGTGDTLFFWQFNKTLFIRFLTAVLYSLVLVIGLTTAYTAVNSLFGLNMAWHHLYKIWAVIFGLFNTLFFLSGIPEQLREDENPESYPKALQFFSQYILVPLALVYLVILLAYELKILIEWQLPKGLVSGLILGYAGLGLLALLLVYPIRKQEGRGWINAYSQYFYVGLIPLLILLVLAITKRVTTYGITQHRYFLIVLAAWLTFLTVYFLGYKKATIKTIPVSLALAILLITYGPQSATSVSFRSQKNILVDLFTQAKAVREEKLVPVDATTLKPRTAVRMASALGYILKNYEFTALQPILSIDLAQKEDSLRRAYKKSGDYMPSEQEIRWAGTAWVQNYLGLSGYEYRSYEAEEENTPELTTSYFIRTRSNVSSLKGYDYMLDRSMFLDTSLSDTLAGSVITYSDSVDYSLTFMIGKTRFVFPTNELALRIVQQEKQLKAYENQASSQALNRNYTLPKEMLQLMQEKEGFRVMAQLQELNFEYAKKQGPKILSFRVLYFIKQTRTVDQRASQ; encoded by the coding sequence ATGGCTCTTAAGCTCCCAACTGCCACCGTTCTCTTTCAGAACACGGTTCATACCCTGAGACGTTATCCGCTGGAGTGTACCTTCGCTCTCATCGGCACGGTAGCAGCGGCAATTCTAACCGCAGATGAGCCCGCGGGCCCATTGACTCGAGACGAGTACATTCGCCTGGTGATGATGGCTGCGTTGGGACTGCCGCTTTGCTTGTCGGCGTCGCTGCTTGGGCAGAGTAAAGGCTGGCCCCAGGAACGCCGATGGATAGTACAGGGTTTAGCCGCGGCGATCGCTTTTTTCTTTTTCTGGATACTTCGGCCGGAAGCGTACCCGCAGGATGTGGTACACTTTGGGTTACTATTCGTTGCCACACACCTGCTGGTTTCGTTTGCGGGTTTTACGGGTACGGGTGATACGCTGTTTTTCTGGCAATTCAACAAAACGCTCTTTATCCGATTTCTGACGGCTGTTTTGTACAGTCTGGTGCTGGTGATTGGATTAACAACTGCTTATACGGCCGTTAATTCCTTATTTGGTTTGAATATGGCCTGGCATCACCTGTACAAAATCTGGGCGGTGATCTTTGGCTTGTTCAATACGTTGTTCTTTCTAAGTGGAATTCCCGAGCAGCTCCGGGAAGATGAAAATCCCGAGTCGTATCCCAAAGCTTTGCAATTTTTCAGCCAGTACATTCTGGTGCCGCTGGCCCTGGTGTATCTGGTTATTCTACTAGCGTACGAGTTGAAAATACTGATCGAATGGCAATTGCCGAAAGGATTGGTTTCGGGACTTATTCTGGGTTATGCGGGTCTTGGGTTGCTGGCACTTTTGTTAGTATATCCCATCCGCAAGCAGGAGGGCCGCGGCTGGATCAATGCCTATAGTCAATACTTTTACGTAGGTCTGATTCCTCTGCTGATCCTATTGGTACTGGCCATTACCAAGCGAGTGACTACGTACGGCATCACCCAGCATCGGTACTTTCTGATAGTGCTAGCGGCCTGGCTTACCTTTCTAACCGTATACTTTCTAGGATATAAAAAAGCAACTATTAAAACAATTCCCGTTTCGCTCGCCTTAGCGATTCTGTTGATTACGTACGGTCCGCAGAGTGCGACGTCCGTCAGTTTCCGTTCTCAGAAGAACATTCTCGTAGATCTGTTCACGCAGGCAAAGGCCGTGCGTGAAGAAAAACTGGTTCCGGTTGATGCTACTACCCTGAAACCCCGCACGGCGGTACGGATGGCAAGTGCTCTGGGATATATTTTAAAGAATTACGAGTTTACGGCTTTGCAACCCATTCTTAGTATTGATTTAGCCCAGAAGGAGGATTCACTCCGCCGAGCGTATAAGAAGAGCGGGGATTACATGCCTTCTGAGCAGGAAATCAGATGGGCGGGTACTGCCTGGGTACAAAACTATTTGGGCCTGAGTGGGTATGAGTACCGCTCGTACGAGGCTGAAGAAGAGAATACACCTGAACTGACTACCAGCTACTTCATTCGCACGAGAAGTAACGTATCCAGCCTGAAAGGCTATGATTATATGTTGGATAGGTCCATGTTTCTGGATACCAGTCTATCGGATACGCTGGCTGGTTCTGTAATTACGTATAGCGATAGCGTTGATTATAGCCTGACTTTTATGATCGGAAAAACCCGCTTTGTGTTCCCAACGAACGAACTGGCCTTGCGAATCGTACAGCAGGAAAAGCAATTGAAAGCGTACGAAAATCAGGCGAGTTCGCAGGCCCTGAATCGAAATTATACGCTGCCGAAGGAGATGTTGCAGTTAATGCAGGAGAAAGAAGGCTTCCGGGTGATGGCACAGCTTCAGGAGTTGAATTTCGAATACGCCAAGAAGCAAGGCCCCAAAATCCTTTCCTTTCGCGTATTGTATTTCATCAAGCAAACCCGTACGGTTGACCAGCGGGCCTCCCAATAA
- a CDS encoding M949_RS01915 family surface polysaccharide biosynthesis protein, translated as MILLRLLSTLFIVSIQSIVWGQVQSKVVPLTALPAGLVYKGKPLQALQFQDQTGDYVALTTETTTLEDQAHLAAYVYTSNASMLWQLRDGISDCPLDRVAVFVPGSFKVTDLNKNGKAELWVAYRIGCRGDVSPSELKIIMHEGTTKYAMRGMGKLKVGNAVQPDGGIMTSNGFRKSTFERYAEQLWKAYLVEVME; from the coding sequence ATGATACTTCTACGCTTGCTGAGTACCCTTTTCATCGTCTCGATTCAGTCTATCGTGTGGGGACAAGTACAGTCTAAAGTAGTACCACTTACCGCCTTACCTGCTGGCCTGGTATATAAGGGAAAGCCCTTACAGGCCCTTCAGTTTCAGGATCAAACGGGCGATTACGTAGCCCTTACTACCGAAACGACTACGTTGGAAGATCAGGCTCATCTTGCTGCGTATGTGTATACGTCCAACGCTTCAATGCTCTGGCAATTACGTGATGGTATAAGCGATTGTCCGCTGGATCGGGTCGCTGTCTTTGTACCTGGTTCTTTTAAAGTTACGGATCTGAACAAAAATGGGAAGGCGGAACTATGGGTAGCGTATCGGATCGGTTGCCGGGGAGATGTGAGTCCCAGTGAGCTGAAAATCATCATGCACGAAGGCACTACGAAATACGCAATGCGGGGTATGGGCAAACTGAAAGTGGGCAATGCTGTACAACCCGACGGCGGAATCATGACCAGCAATGGCTTTCGAAAGAGTACGTTTGAAAGGTATGCCGAGCAGCTATGGAAGGCCTATCTGGTGGAAGTGATGGAATGA